Part of the Paenibacillus terrae HPL-003 genome is shown below.
CATCCTGTTCAGGTATTGTATTCACGGGTTGAATCCCCCCTTATCTTTATTTTGAACAAATATACATAGGCATCTACCACAAAGTAGAGAGACATGGCACCGAAAACAATCAATTCAGATAGCAGAAATTCAGACGGGTTTTGATGCGCAATATGAAAGGCTGCCAATAAAGTCACAGCTCCGGCCAGCAGCCCGAACATAAATTTGCGTCTGCCCACCAACACATGCACATGAACAAAGAACAGCACGATAGAAAACAGCCAATACACCCATCCTCCCAGCGGAAGATAGGCTTCTGCCGACTGGTATGAAGACCCGAATAGTACGGGAATAGAGGGTGGGAATACAAAGGTGGTGCCCACATATACACAGATAGCTGCAACAGCCATTAATCCGGCATAGACGGCAACCAGCTTGCCCAGGGCTTGGCGATCATGACCCTGCGCACCGAGCTTTGGAATAAAGGCGGCAATCAGGCTGTACGACACGTAATAGACCAACTGGCTGTATTTCAGTGCAATCGCATAGCCACTGGCCTGTTCGGGAAAATAATGCTGCACATATAACATGTCAATAGAGATGCAGAACAAAATAAATAAATTCGTAATAAGACTATCCGTAAAATCCTGGCCCAGTGATTTCCATAGTCCGGAAGGTATACGTTCCTTGGTGTGACCGAGTAAGGATAAGCCCCGAACCGAAACAGCCCAGCCGTGAAGCAGCGACAGCAGCATCCCCCCACAGCTTGCCAGCAGTAAGGCTTCCAGCTTAAGTCCTGATGCAGCCAGCATAAAAAACAGGCTCAGCTTTCCTAAAACCTCAATGTAATAGTTCACATTCAGCGCCAGCATGCGTTCCCTGCCCTGTAGATCTCCACGGCAAGAGCTGACGAGAATATGCAGCCCTACCAAGCCATACAGCATGAACAGCGGGCTGGACTCGACACCTAATAGCGAGCGCAGCAGCGGATGAAACGCCAGCAAAATGACCATGGCAAGCGCGGTTAGCAGCAGTGGTGCTTTTAGCAATAGGGAACCGAGTGGCAGTCTACGCAGTGGAAGCTTCTTATCTCCCTTGGAGACCAGTTTGGCTGTTAATAGCTGAATAGACAGGCCCAAAACGGACAAAAGTGCAAAGAGGGCCAGCAGCGCATTCGCCTGACCATAAGCTTGTCCGGTAAGATACCAGCTCGCTGCAATATGGAAGAAAAAATTAAATCCGTTCAGCAGCACATTAAATAGAGGAAACATCAACGTTCGCAAGCGGTTTGTCACGTTCTTATCTCACCCGCCGATCCAGTCGCCAAATATCAATGATGGAGCGCAAAAAACGAATGGAATCTTTCCAGACATGGATGTGCGATCCATCCCGGTCAATACACTTGACAGGTAATTGCAGCACTCGAAGCTGGAGTCGCTTGGCGATAAACATCATTTCCAGATCCAGCGCCAGCCCGAGTTGTTCCTTCAAATGCGGGAACATCCGCTTTACAGCGACCGAACTCATCACTTTAAGCCCTGTTTGGGAATCCACCACGCCTGTCGGTAAAAAAGGCCGGGAAATGACACGTTTGCCAAAACTGACTACAGACCGTAATAAGGAACGGTTTTCGGCTGTCATATCCTTGGTTCCAATCACCACATCATAGTAGCCCTGCCGAACGACATTAATCATTTTGGCGATATCCTCAATAAAAAAGGAATCGTCCGCGTCCACAAATACGTAGTAATCCGCGCCGATGGTGCGCATCCCTTCCAAATACGTTCCAGCCTTGCGGGTATTGCGTCCCAGTTCCCTGGTTTGAAGCAGCGGGCTCAGATTCTGATTAATCCGGTTCACGGACAGGTCTGTCGCCGCCTCCAGCGCTTTGATCAAGGCATTCGTACCATCATGACTGCCATCATCAATGAGATAAATAGAGCCCTCCACAATATGACTGCGGATAAAGGCTTGCAGCCGTTCAGCAAACTTCTTGACATGCACAAAACGCTGCTCCTCGTTATATACAGACAAGATGAAAGCAATATGCTGGCTTTTGGCCGAATACTCGGGATAGAGCAAGCTTTGAATTTCGGAAAGCATCTCTTCGTTGTCATTGGCTTGCCAAAACAGCAGGCGCAAACGACCTATTCCGGTAATCTGCACCATATGCTGATCACTGAACGGATGCGATACATCCGTCACCAGTAACAGTGGCATCTGCGGAAAGCGACTACGGATCTGATTCGCTACCCGTACAGCCTGTCCAGGCTCCCTGTAATCAATCAGGCAGCAGCATGCGTCTTCATAGACTAAAGTGGCCTCCTGATCCTCGCACTGTATATACTCGTAAAAATAAATCACATTGGGATAATCAATAGCCCTGTGGTTATCGCTAAAAATGGCTATAGGTCCCTGCACACAAACATCTCCTTTTCCTCCGGGTAGTTCTATTTTGTTGAAAAGGAATTAAAAATGTTTGCTTATAGGGATTAAACATGGCTGCTAATCCTTCATATTTTTTTAACAAAATATCTGACATACCATGATACATATGGATAATGTCGAATTGAGACTGATATTTCACATTTAGCAGAAAACAAGCATTTAGACCTACTTTTCCCTGTAAAAATAAGTGTCAAAAGACCTCGCACTCCATTCTTCATATATAGTTCTTTTTGATCAAAACCCGAATGAATTATGGTTATTTTGTCATATAAAAATAGGCGAATAAAACAGATTCACACGTCCATACTATGGACAACATGTCATCTTTCGTCACGAATAGTCATTAATATGAAGTGAAAGAAGGTTATTTCTATGGAAGCATTTTATGTAAATAAGGACGGATCATTATCCACCCCGCTACGGGGAAAGGATGTATTAGCCAATCCTCTTTTGAACAAGGGGGTCGCTTTTACCGAAGAGGAACGCAAAGAACTGGGTCTTGAAGGAATTCTTCCGCCAACCATCCTTTCTCTGGAGAAACAGAGCGTCCGGGCGTACCAGCAATTTTTGGCACAACCGACCATGCTGCGCAAAAACGCTTTCCTGAATGACCTTCACAATCGAAATGTCGTGCTGTACTATCGGCTGCTAACCGACCATTTGAGTGAGATGCTGCCCGTAGTGTACACACCTACGGTGGGGACCGCGATTCAGGAATATAGTCATGAGTATAATCGCCCCGGAGGCGTCTATTTGTCGATTGATGACCCGAACGGCATCGGACAAGCATTCTATAATTCTGGCTTGACTGGTGAGGATGTGGATCTGATTGTAGTGACGGATTCCGAAAGTATTTTGGGGATCGGTGACTGGGGAGTGGGAGGCATTAATATTGCGATTGGCAAGCTGGCTGTGTATACGGCTGCGGCAGGGATTCACCCAGGGCGGGTGCTGCCGATTGTGCTGGATGTGGGCACGAATAATGAAAAGCTGCTGAATGATCCGCTGTATATCGGCAACCGCCATAAACGGGTTCGCGGAGAGGCTTATAACCAGTTTATCGATACCTTTGTCAGCAAAACGTTAGCTCAATTCCCAAAGGCACTTTTACATTGGGAAGACGTGGGTAGTGTGAATGCACGCCATATTATTGGAAAATACGGCCAAAGCATTCTTACATTTAACGATGACATCCAGGGTACGGGAGCCGTAACCTTGGCTGCAATTCTCTCGGCAGTAGGCGTCACCAAGGTTCCGCTGCGTGAGCAAAAAGTGCTTGTCTTCGGCCCGGGGGCAGCGGGAATCGGCAACGCCGACCAAATCCGGGGAGCCATGATCGTGGACGGCCTTGCAGAGGAGGATTCCTTCAAGTCGTTTTGGGCATTTGATTATCGCGGTCTGCTAACAGACGATATGGAGGATGTATTGGATTATCAGAAACCGTATGTGCGCAAAAATGAAGAAGTCAGCTCATGGACCCGGTCTGATGACGGCAAAATACCGCTGCTAGAGGTCATCCGTCAGGTGAAACCTACGATATTGATCGGAACCTCCGGCGTAGCAGGTGCCTTTACAGAAGAGATTATCAAAGAAATGACCAAGCATGTAGAGCGCCCAATTATTATGCCCATGTCAAACCCCACGAACCTTGCAGAAGCCGTTCCGGAGGATTTGATCCGATGGACAGATGGCAAGGCATTGATCGCTACCGGAAGCCCCTTTGAACCTGTCAGCTATAACGGAACAAAATTTGAAATTGGACAAGCGAATAACGCCTTTGTTTTCCCAGGGCTTGGTCTGGGTGCGATTGTGGTCAAGGCTAAAAGAATCACACCCGCCATGTTTACTGCTGCGGCAGACGCTGTTGCCAATGGGGTGGACACCGATAAACCCGGAGGTGCATTGCTTCCCAACATCCGAAGATTACGGGATGTATCGTTTGCCGTTGCTGTTGCAGTAGGAAAAGCCGCGATTCAGGATCAGGTGGCTCAGGCACGCATTTCAGATATCGAGCAAGCCGTTCGGGATGCGATGTGGAAGCCGGAATATGCGAAGGTAAAAGCAGTGGAAAACGTAATACAGCACCCTCATTAATAGGGCTTTCAGGAGGAGCAATCCATGAGTGTCGGACATATCTTTTATATTTTGGTGCCTATTTTCTTCGTCATTATTTTAGGGTGGTTAGCAGGCCATTACAAAAGCTTCGATGCCTCTTCCTCGAAAGCCTTAAATTCACTGGTTACCAAATTTGCGCTGCCCGCGCATTTATTCATCGGCATTACGACCACCAGCAGGAAATCCCTTATAGAGCAATGGCCTTTCTTGCTGGCTCTGTTCATGGGTATTGTCGGCTTTTATGCAGTCCTCCTGCTGTTGGGCTGGTTTGCGGGGAAGCAATCGGTAAAGGATGCATCCATGTTTGCTTTGAACTCGGCCCAGCCGACGTTTGCCTTTATGGGCATTCCAGTGCTAGGTGCCATCTACGGTTCCTCTGCTGTAGCTATTCCGATTGCGATTACGGGGATCGTAGTCAATGCCGTTCTTGATCCGGCGGCTACCATTATAGCTACCGTTGCCAGCCGGAACTCAGGCAAAGAGCGGAATGGTCCCCTCGGAAAGCTTATTTGGGACTCCATTCTCCACGGTTTAAGAGAACCGCTGGCGCTGGTGCCGCTGATTGGTGTGATTTTGACCCTGTTCGGCTTCCACTCCCCTGATTTGTTGAACAAATCGTTCAATCAAATCGGGGATATTACGTCTGGGGCCGCTTTATTCGCGGTCGGTGTGACCATTGGCGTGCGCAATATCAGTTTCAGCATAACCGCCATTGCCATCGCGCTGTTAAAAACGATTGTACAGCCTCTATTAATGCTGCTGATTGCCTACCTGTGCGGCCTTTCATCTGCCGATACGGTGAAGGCGGTCTTACTCGTCTCCTTCCCAGGCTCAGCTGTCGCTGCCATGATTGCTATGCGTTTTGAAAGTCTGGAATCGGAAACGGCCTCTGCTTTCGTCATCAGTGCCATCATTTCACTCGTTACACTGCCTGTGCTCATTTCCCTGCTGGTGTAAATCATTTCCTATTAGACATTGGAGCTTGCCGCAAATTCCTTCGTGTAGATAGAACTGACCATTAACACTAGAGTGACTCCAGGTCAAGCACAAACTGCCGCAGAGCGAATGGATGACGGTTTGACATAACGTATGAACGAATGTACAGTAATAGTCAAAAGAATAGGAAGTCCACTAGGGGAGCCGCTTATGGCTGAGACAAGAACGTATCTTGGACCCTTTGAACCTGATCTAGTTCGTACTAGCGTAGGAAAGTGGAGCCTTCGTATATAAGGTCCCTCGTGCTTTTTTGCGCATTGGACCTATGATGAAGCCGCTCCAGTTTTCGGGGCGGCTTTTTAGCGCTGTTCCGGAATTGCATTCTTGCGGGACTTCCTGCTCTTCATTTTGTTGGAGGTGGGGAAATGAGCTTTACACAAGAGCTCCGTCGGCAGGCGGACGGCATTTTTCAAGCGATTTTTGAGCATCCCTTTGTGAGAGGTATTGCTGAAGGGAGTTTGACAAGAGAACAGCTGATTCACTATGTAAAACAGGACTTTGAATATCTGAACGCCTACATGCGGATATACGGCATTGCGATCTCCAAATGCACGAGCCGGGAGGACATAGCTGCATTTAACGAACAAATCTCTTTTATCCTCCACAGTGAGATTCATCCGCATCAAAATTTCTGCGCTGTCGCAGGTGTGACCTATGAAGAGTTGCAGGGATATCCGCTTTCTCCGTCCGCTCATCATTATATCCGTCACATGCTGACAGTCGCGCATGAGGGCAGTCTTGGCGAGATCATGGCCGTGCTGCTGCCGTGTCCGTGGACATATCTTGAGATTGGCCGCAGGCTGCTGGATGAGGTTAGACCTGACGAGTCCCACCCGTTCTATGAATGGATCAACTTCTACCAGTCTGAAAATCTAACAACCAAGTTTCGAGAACGTGTGGATGCTTGGGCGGAAGGCGCAACGGCTGCCGAGCGCGAGCGGATGATTGAGTATTTTATGCTAAGCTGCCAGTTGGAATATATGTTCTGGGATATGGCTTATAAGCAGGAAGAATGGCCGGCCCAGATGCAGGCTGCGGTCGGGTCAACGATATGAGTACATGGGAAAAGGATTGTTCGGAGCTTCTGACAAAGGTACACAGCAACAACCCCCTCGTTCACAATATGACCAATGTGGTGGTCACCAACTTTACGGCTAACGGCCTATATGCGCTGGGCGCTTCGCCGGTGATGGCTTATGCACCCGAGGAAGTTGCGGATATGGCAAAAATAGCAGGTGCCGTCGTTTTAAACATCGGTACGCTGAACCGCGAACTGGTCGATGCTATGATCACTGCCGGACAATCGGCGAATGCACATGGCGTTCCGGTTCTGCTAGATCCGGTCGGTGCGGGAGCAACGCGCTTTAGAACGGAGTCGGCATTGCGAATCCTGAGCGAAGTCAACATCTCACTGGTACGGGGCAATGCGGCCGAAGTCGCCCATCTTATCGGGGAAGCCCATGAAATTAAAGGCGTAGACGCTGCTGAGAGTGCCAGTAGCAGTCATGTCGATCTGGCAGTTCGGGCTGCGCGGGCGCTTAATACCATCGTTGTCATCACTGGAAAAGAGGACGTCATCACCGATGGGGCCGAAGTACGAATGATTTGTGGCGGGGACGCGCTACTTACGAAAGTAACCGGAGCAGGCTGCCTGCTGACCTCTGTGTTGGGTGCCTTTGCTGCCGTTGAGCCTGATCTGCTGCTCGCAGGGACAGCAGGCTTGGCATTTTACAGTGCAGCTGCTTCCCGAGCCGCCGCGCTTACAGCAGAGCAGGGACCCGGCAGCTTCCAGATTGCCTTTCTCGATGAGCTTGCCAAGCTGCATGCGGGCTCGCTGGAGGGCCATGTATCGATTCGTGAAGCCGGAACAACGACAGCAGGTGGTACGCGATGATAGACGTTCGTGTACCCAGAGCACTGACGATTGCCGGCTCAGACAGCGGCGGCGGGGCCGGAATTCAGGCCGATATTAAAACCTTTCAGGAGCTTGGCGTATACGGCATGTCGGCGATTACGGCCATTACCGTGCAGAATACCTTGGGGGTTCATGGCGTATATCCGCTGCCACAGGAAGCGGCAGCGGAGCAGATCGAGGCTGTAGGATCAGACCTTGGCGTGGATGCCCTGAAGACTGGCATGCTGTTTGATGCGGGCATCATCCGTCTTGTGAGCGGGCAGATTCGAAAGTTCGGCTGGGAAAAGGTCGTCGTCGATCCCGTGATGATTGCCAAGGGAGGCGCAGAGCTGCTGCAATCGGAAGCAGTGCAGGCTTTGCAGGACGACCTGCTCCCCTTGGCTCTGGTTGTTACGCCGAATATCCCGGAAGCGGAAGCCCTGACAGGGATCAGCATCCGTACGATGGAGGATCGCCGCGAGGCTGCGAGACATATTAGCCATATGGGCCCAAAATTCGTCGTGATCAAGGGCGGTCACGCTGACGAAAGCGAGAACAGCGGGCAGATTGTTGACCTGCTCTTTGACGGAGCCACCTTTACAGAGCTAAGCGGCAAGCGGGTACGGACTGTCCATACACACGGAACAGGGTGTACCTTCTCGGCAGCGATCACCGCCGAACTAGCAAAAGGGATGTCTGTACCGGAGGCTATCTCGAATGGTAAAGCCTTTATCCAGGCGGCGATTGAAGAACCTTTGCAGCTTGGACAGGGACATGGCCCCACCAATCATTGGGCCTTCCGCCGTCGTCAGGAGATGCTTCTATGAGCAGCAGAATATTGTCAGAGGCGGTGCGCCGCCATCTACAGATGTACCTGGTGCTTGGAAGCGTGAATTGCCTCGCGGAACCAAGCTGGGTTGTGCAGGAGGCTCTGGCTGGCGGCGCAACCATGGTCCAGTTCCGGGAAAAGGGCCGTGGTGCATTAACAGGCGCCCCTATGATTGAACTGGCACGCCGGCTACAAGACCAGTGCCGCCGTATGGGGATTCCCTTCATCGTGAATGACGATGTAGAGCTGGCTCTTGAGCTTGACGCCGACGGCGTTCACATCGGCCAAGACGACGAATCGGCCGATTCCGTCCGCGAGCGGATCGGAAACCGGATTCTCGGCGTCTCCGCCCATACGATTGAGGAAGCCCGCCGCGCCATCCTGCAAGGTGCAGACTATCTCGGCGTGGGGCCCATCTATCCGACCATCTCCAAGGATGATGCCAACGCCGTGCAGGGTCCGGCCATATTGCATGAGCTGCGCAAAGCGGGAATGGATGTGCCGATCGTCGGGATCGGGGGCATTACGGTGGATCGTGTAGAGGAAGTGGTACGTGCGGGTGCGGATGGTGTAGCAGTGATTTCGGCCGTGACGCGGGCAGAGCAAATTCGGACTGCGGTCGAGGAATTGAAGAAAAAGGTAGTGTTGTACATCTAACATCCGGAGGTGTCTTAAAAACCATACAATAGCAAATGGGAAAGCATCTTGCTTTTGTGGGCAAACGGACCGTTGTTCCAGTCGCTATTGTCTTCAGATGATCAGATACTTTTTGGATAACACAAAAATGGGGAGCGGAATAATCTGCTTCCCGCTGCCCAATTTATTTTCGATTTTGACTTAAAATAAATTTGCTACTTCTCAGCAGCATGAGCAATTCCTTGATAGTGATGAGCAAGGGCTTTGTGATAATATTCTTTTTCGGCAAACTGAAAAAACAACACTGGATTGTTCGCGTTAGCCATTTTCATACGTTCAAAATGCTCCGCCTTTACAAAATTTTGACCAGCGAGTTGATTAGGGTCGTTATACGTATACATATCACGGTAAAAAACTGTATTGTACAAAATATACACTCCCTGTCTTGTTTTGATGTGTAGACAATAACACTGTATGGTAAACACCCAGTTATGGTCACATGATAAGAGCCCAAAGGTCGGCGTGGGGCCCATCTATCCGACCATATCCAAGGATGATGCCCATGCCGTGCAGGGGCCGGTGATATTGCACAAGCTGCATCAAAGCGGGAATAGATGTGCCGATCATCAAACATCCGGGGGTGTCCCAAGAACTATAAAATGCTATGTATTTTCCTTCGTAGTTTCACACCGTTTTTAAATGAAAAGAGCTGTCTCAGTTGTAGAAAAACCTCCAAATTAATTAATTCATCTTGTTCCGATCCCTATTGATCCACCTTTTGATAGAAATAAACAAAAAAGTAAAAAGCGCAACGAAAAAAATGATACCCACTATTACTATAATCAGAGCAGTAGTCATACTTAACAACTCCTTCCTTTTTTGCTCGTATATCCGTGAAGGCTTCCGACGATCTGCACACTGATATTGTATAATAATTGTAAATGGAGTGAGGGGAGAAAACTATGCTGAACAAGCTGAAGAATCCAATTTTTATTTATCTCACAAGAAACATGGTGGCATAAGTCGCTTTTTCTAATTGGAGAATCCCAATTCCTTATTTATAGCGGCGTAACTTTTAAAGAGATCATACAAAAAGAACGGAATTGATCTGTCCCTCTTTTTGTATGTTTACTGCTGTACATAATTCATTTTATAAGGAGGCCTTTATGAAAATACAAAAAAAATACGTGCTAAGTTTCATAATCCTTTTTGTAGTAATCGTTGTTATAAGAGTCATTTTTGCATCTAAAATAACTATAACCTTTAAGGAAGCGGCTTTGGGGCAAGTATATTTGGAAGAAATTGATACAATTGAACTCATTAAATCAGATGATAATTCTACAAACGAAAGAAGATAACCGTGTCAGATCCTAAAGTAATTCATCTAATAATAAATGAACTTTCGCAAGTACAGCTAAAAAAATCCAATTCAGGTTCCCCCTCGTCCGACTCGTACTGGATCACTATAAGATCAAAACAAGAAAGAAAACTTGGATTAACCATTTTAGGAGAGAAAAATATAGTAATTTATAAATACAATTCAGCCAATCCTAAAAATAGCATTGTTTCATATGAAATTGTTAGCAGGTATAATGGAAAACTAATACAAGATTTATTCGAATAAATTTTGTTGTAAAAAATAAAAGATGACCGCTTGTCTTAACCAAGGCAAGTGAAACCAGGTGTACACCGAGGACCAGGAAGGATAATAGTCGGCACATCTCGCCATCGTGCCCAGGTACAGGCGACCCACAAGCTGGCTACATGCTTCTTCACACTTGTTCCGAATTCAATGGACTGAACCAGTTAAGTACGAATTGTTTGAGAAGATAATTGAATTTAATATCAAGGATAAGGCTAAGAATCCGAATTTTTGGCGGAAATAGCATAATATCGAAGGAGGAAAACATGGAATTTTTTGTGAAATATTTGGCAGGTATCGATAACCCCGACCACCGCGACCGAACAGAGGAAATTTTGACGTGGATTGCTAATAAATTCCTAAATTTGGAACCGAAAATCAAATGGAATACGCCAATGTTTACAGATCACAGCACATTTATCATCGGCTTTTCCACAGCGAAGCATCATTTGAGCGTTTCACCCGAAGAAGTAGGTATTGCGCACTTTGCCGATGACATTGCACAAGCTGGCTACAGCGCTACCAAAGGCTTGTTTCGAATTCCGTGGAATAAGCCGGTAAATTACGAATTGCTTGAGAAAATGATTGAATTTAATATTCAGGATAAAGCAAAATATACGAATTTTTGGCGGAAATAATGCATCAAGCCTTATCAAAAAAACGCATGACACGAAAAAATGTCATGCGTTTTTTGCAATTCAATTAAGGGGCCGACAGCTCTATAGTAGCCGTATGCGAACGCCCATCAAAATACTTCCCCAGTGTGCGAAGAAAATAAAGTATTAGACTGGAGTCATTGATTTAACGCGGTTTTTGAATTGAATAATCTGTAGCTTATAAAAATTAAGTTTTAGACTGATCCATAAATAAAATCAGCGGTAGTCTAAGACTTGATAAATAAAGTATTAGACTTCTGCCGCTGTTGTCGTTGAACTAACGTTTCCCGTTAGTTCAGTCATGTAGTATTTCTTTCAATATTAATAAAAAGGCTGATACCTTTAAAAGGGTATCAGCCTTTTTTTATGTTGCTCGACAAACTGGAAGTTTGATCAATGGTATTCGGATAAACTCTAGCTAAAAATCTAGTCTTACCTGTCTTTAATATTCATCGACTATCTTTATTGTATTTCCTGTATTTTTCTGCCCAATTTGCAAATGTTTCAATCACAGGTAAAAATTCACTCCCTATTTCAGTTAGATAGTATTCCACTTTTGGTGGTACTTGTTTATAGACTTCACGATGCACGAGTCCGTATTGTTCAAGCATGCGAAGCTCCTTTGTGAGGTTAGCTTCTGTAATATATGGCACTCTCCTTTTAATTTCTCCAAATCGAAGGGTGCCCTGACCTAAAAAGTAGATAATGACCATTGACCATTTTCCATTGATTATCTTTTGTACATCTGCCACAGGACAGCTCAAATCTACGATTTCACTATCTTTCTGTTCCATATTCCCTCCATTACTATCATATTTGATAGTACCTATCAAAAAATAACGTACTTTTCAATAAAATATGTATCAAATATATTATATGTAACAACGAATATATGCAACTATAAAAAATAAATAGTAAGTAAGGAGAATCTATAATGAGAAAAATCTTATTAAATGAATATGGAACTGTAGATGTTCTTCATGAAATCAATGAGCCCGTCCCAACCCCTGGCAAAGGAGAGATACAGATAAAGCTTGTTGCAACAAGCGTTAATGATACAGATATTTTAATCAGGCAAAATGGCCCCTTCCCTACTATGCCCAAAGAATTACGACCTATTCTTCCACACATGCTTGGTGTGGACTTCTCTGGAATTATTACCGCAGTTGGTGAGGGTGTAAGCAAATACCACGTTGGTGATCACGTAATTGGCCTTACAATGAGTGGCACTTATGCTGAGTATCTCATTCTCGACGAAAACAGTCTCCTGGCTAAAGTACCATCAGACCTAGACCTTGTCCCTCTTGGCGGCTTATACGTAACAGCTGCCACTGCTTGGGCTGCTATTGTTTCAAATGGAAAAGTAGAGTCAGGTCAAAAAGTTTTAATTCATGGTGCTGCCGGAGGGGTTGGTAGTATGGCCGCGCAGCTCGCCAAACATTTCGGGGCTTCTGTAATTGGAACAGCTGGCTCCTATTCAAAAGAATACTTGGTGGAATTAGGTGTAGATGAAGTAATCGATTATAGAAGCCAAGATTTTACCAAACTAGTTTCTAATGTAGATCTGGTCGTTAATATAACAGGTCCTGCAACTCTCGAGCAAAGCTATCAAGTAGTAAAGAAAGGGGGACGACTCACTTCTACAAATGGTGTTCCAGACAAAGAAAAAGCCGCCAAAATGGGTATTGAGGCGTCATATACAATGGGAATGATTTCCCCAGAAGACCTTACTTCAATC
Proteins encoded:
- the thiE gene encoding thiamine phosphate synthase, with the translated sequence MSSRILSEAVRRHLQMYLVLGSVNCLAEPSWVVQEALAGGATMVQFREKGRGALTGAPMIELARRLQDQCRRMGIPFIVNDDVELALELDADGVHIGQDDESADSVRERIGNRILGVSAHTIEEARRAILQGADYLGVGPIYPTISKDDANAVQGPAILHELRKAGMDVPIVGIGGITVDRVEEVVRAGADGVAVISAVTRAEQIRTAVEELKKKVVLYI
- a CDS encoding iron chaperone, whose amino-acid sequence is MEFFVKYLAGIDNPDHRDRTEEILTWIANKFLNLEPKIKWNTPMFTDHSTFIIGFSTAKHHLSVSPEEVGIAHFADDIAQAGYSATKGLFRIPWNKPVNYELLEKMIEFNIQDKAKYTNFWRK
- a CDS encoding winged helix-turn-helix transcriptional regulator gives rise to the protein MEQKDSEIVDLSCPVADVQKIINGKWSMVIIYFLGQGTLRFGEIKRRVPYITEANLTKELRMLEQYGLVHREVYKQVPPKVEYYLTEIGSEFLPVIETFANWAEKYRKYNKDSR
- a CDS encoding NADP-dependent oxidoreductase translates to MRKILLNEYGTVDVLHEINEPVPTPGKGEIQIKLVATSVNDTDILIRQNGPFPTMPKELRPILPHMLGVDFSGIITAVGEGVSKYHVGDHVIGLTMSGTYAEYLILDENSLLAKVPSDLDLVPLGGLYVTAATAWAAIVSNGKVESGQKVLIHGAAGGVGSMAAQLAKHFGASVIGTAGSYSKEYLVELGVDEVIDYRSQDFTKLVSNVDLVVNITGPATLEQSYQVVKKGGRLTSTNGVPDKEKAAKMGIEASYTMGMISPEDLTSIIRLYSEGILKLNITKKYRFTLDSIKQAHLDFEKGPNQGKRIIEFDKNE